A region of the Desulfobaccales bacterium genome:
GTGGGGGATGAACTGGCGGGCGGACACAAGCATGTGGAAACAATCGATCTCAATACATATCAAGTCGATGGTGCAATGAGGCTTGACCAGGCCAATGAAGAACTGGATTTGGGATTGCAAGAAGGGGATTATGAAACTGTAGCCGGATTCATCCTCACCGTGCTGGGGCACATTCCTAAAAAGGGAGAACAACTGAAATGCGGGGGGATTATGCTCACCGTGACCGAAATGAAGGGAGTCAAGATTGAAAAGGTCCTTATTACCAAAGAATGATCAGCAGCGGCTTTGCGTTACCTTCAGCCGCGGCAGTGACTTGAAATATATCTCGCATCTGGATATCATGCGACTCTGGCAAAGGGCGTTGCGCCGGGCGGGGATGCCGCTGGCATATTCGCAGGGATTCAATCCCCATCCCAGAATTTCCATAGCTGCGCCGCTGGCCGTGGGGATTACCAGCGAAGGCGAGTTAATGGATGTCTTTCTCGCAAGAAGGGTATCTCTGGAATTCTTTGTCAAAGTCATGAGCAAGCAATTGCCGGCGGGCATCCGAATATTGGGAACAAAGGAACTCTGGCCCGGATTGCCTTCGCTCCAATCCCAGTTGCGTTTCGCCGAATACAGGGTTGAGGTGGAATCGGAGAAAGCGCCGAAAGAGGCAGGCCAGGCGATTCGGTCCCTGCTGGAGAAGACAAGCCTGCCCTGGCAACATGCCAGGGATGAGAAGGTCCATCGATATGATCTGCGAGCCTTGATCGATGACATCTGGATAATAGACAAGGGGGAATCCTTGTATACCTTTGGCATGAGGCTGCTTGCCGACTCCAGCGGATCGGGCAGGCCGGAGCAAGTGGCCCAGGCAATGGGATTTTCTGACTTGCCAAAATCGATTCATCGCACCAAACTGGTCTTGGGAACGAACTGATGCGGCTGATTCTGGTCAGACACGGAGAAACCCAGTGGAACCGTGAACATCGGGTGCAGGGTCAGGGCGATCTCCCGCTTAACGAATCGGGGAAAAAGCAGGCCGAGCTGATAGCGATAGCTTTACATAATGAAAGGGTGGAGGCAGTTTACACCAGCCCTTTGCGGCGGGCTCTGGGAACAGCCGAAGCGATCAACCATTTTCACCGGGTGGGGATCAAAATCATCGATGGATTAAAGGAGTTGGATACGGGAGAGCTTGATGGCGTGTACGCTTCCGATATGGGGGCCAGGCATCCGGAATTCTTTCGAATCTGGATGGCCGATGCCGCATTGGC
Encoded here:
- a CDS encoding TIGR03936 family radical SAM-associated protein, with product MKRSLLPKNDQQRLCVTFSRGSDLKYISHLDIMRLWQRALRRAGMPLAYSQGFNPHPRISIAAPLAVGITSEGELMDVFLARRVSLEFFVKVMSKQLPAGIRILGTKELWPGLPSLQSQLRFAEYRVEVESEKAPKEAGQAIRSLLEKTSLPWQHARDEKVHRYDLRALIDDIWIIDKGESLYTFGMRLLADSSGSGRPEQVAQAMGFSDLPKSIHRTKLVLGTN
- a CDS encoding histidine phosphatase family protein, which encodes MRLILVRHGETQWNREHRVQGQGDLPLNESGKKQAELIAIALHNERVEAVYTSPLRRALGTAEAINHFHRVGIKIIDGLKELDTGELDGVYASDMGARHPEFFRIWMADAALARMPGGESLPELQERVWNSIQSILNNSHSNTVVVVSHLFA